The region TGTCAGGTAGTGCGTCGTCAGCGCTTGAATGGAGGAAGAAGCCGGCAATCGCGACCCCGCCTGCTTCTTCCCTCCACTTTCCGTCAGCGGCCAGTCCCGTTTTGCTGCGCAGCCGCCCTCACGCTTTTTTCATACAATTTCGAACCGCCGGGTGGTAACGGTCGTTAAAGAGCCGTTTTGGTGCCCTATCTTTTGGATAGAGACTTACCTCAAAAGGAATGTGCGATGAGCGATGGCTTCACCCGGTTTTTGGCAGGCTGCTTCGGCGCCTTCACGGTCCTTGTCCTGGCCGGCGGTGCCGGTGCGGGCAGCGACAAAGGGCGTATGGCAGAGATCACCAAAAACGGCGGATGCCCCGGCTGCGATCTGGAACTCGCCGAATTGAGGGCCCTCAAGCTCGAGAATGCCGATTTCAAAGGGGCAAAACTGCGCGAAGTGGATCTGAAGGAAGCCGTTTTGCCGAACGGCCGTTTTCAGAAGTCCGATTTCCGGCGCACGGAAGCCGAACGAGCCGATTTTTCCGGCGGTGATTTCTCCTATTCCAGCATGCGATCGGTCGACTTGGAGAAATCGGATCTGACCAAAGCCAACTTCCAGGGTGCCGACCTTCGGGAAGCCGATCTCAATGGGGTGATCGCCACGGGCGCGAATTTCGCGGACACCGATCTCAGAAACGCGCTGCTGGTACGCGCCGTAGCGGACAACGCTTCGTTCCGGGATGCCAAAATGGACGCGGCCAACCTGGAGCGGATGGATCTCAAGGGCGCGGATTTCCGCAATGCCCGCCTCCGGCAGGGCAAGCTGGACAGGATTGCGGCGCATAATGCCAATTTCGCCGGGGCCGACCTCAGCGGCGTGCGGCTGGTCAGCGCGGACCTGACCGGCGCCAACCTGACCGATGTCGATTTCGACGGCGCGCTGCTGCGCCGGACCCGCCTTGTCGGCGCCGACCTGACGGGCGCCCGCAACATGGACCAGAGCCGCATCCTCGGCGCCTGCGGCGACGAGACCACGAAGCTGCCGAAGGGCATCAGGCTGGGCAAATGTGACGACTGAGGGCGACCGGAAGCGCCACGAGGACAGGGGGGCTTTTGCCGTCTGTTCCGACAGAACTGCCGAAGTGGTGAGCGGGCTCTGCGCCTGCGCGTTTACGACGAGGCCCGGTGCCTGGGCACCAGGCGCGCCAAAGCGTCAGTTGAACAGGTCGAACGCGAAGCGGTAGGTGACGCCGACGCCGACGCTGAACTGGTTCTTGCCGCCGTCGTTGGCGATCGGGCTGTCGGCCGCCTCGCCGATGAGCCGGTCGTAGTCGCCCTGGATGTGCAGGCGGAAGTCGTCGTTCCAGTCATAGCTCGCCCGCGCGGCGACACCGATGCTCTTGAAACCGCCGCTCGGATCGTAAGCGGCAAGACGTCCGCCGCTATTGGCCGCTTCCGACGCCGTGACGCCGAAATAGGTGTCCATGTATTCGTCCGTGGCGAAATCGGCGCGCGGCCCGAAGCTGAGTTCCCATTTTTCATGCGGATAGACGATGCCGTCGATGCCGATCTGGCCGACCTGGCCGGTGTGACCGTTGAAGCCCTGGCGCACTTCCGCAAACGTGCGGAAATGATGCGTCCGGAACCCGCCGCCAAGGCCGAGCTCGAATGCCCAGTCGATGGTTTCCGTTCCTGTCAGGTCCGTGCTGTCGCTGGCCTTGCGTTCACCGATGAAATTGAAGGAGGGATAGAAGAACACGCCGGAGCGGCGATTGCCTTCCACCACCTGGCCCAGGCCCGGCAGATAGAAACGCCCGACCGACACGATCGGGAAGGGATAGACCAGGTAGGAATCGGCGGCTTCATAGCGCGGCTTGAGGACCGCCCCGACGCCGAGATCGACCACGAACTGCCGGCTGGCGTCCTGGTTGGAAATCCGACCGCTTTCCGCAAGAGCAGCTCCGGAGACAGTGCCCAGGGCGAGGGCGAGTACGGCACGCGACAACAGCTTGTTCATAAAAATCAATCCATGAGGGAATCTCGTTGCGCGAAGATAGCACGAGTAAGCCTTACTCAAAGCCTAAGGAAACCGGGTTTTGGGGAAGTGTTGCATTTGAGCATCTGAGCCGCCTCGTCGCAGCGGCCAACGATCGTTCCGGGCAGGCAATTCGATCAAAAAACATGTGCCGCCTTGCAGCTTCTCCGTCAGAAAGCTACATGAGGACCGGGACAGAGTTAGAAGGGCAACGGACCAGACCATGACCGCACTTTTCAACGTCATTCTTATCGCACTGGAACTTTACACATACGTGATCATTGCCAGCGCGATTTTCTCCTGGCTCTTTGCCTTCAACATCGTCAATTCGAACAATGAGTTCATCAACACGATCGGCCGTGTCCTGTACAATCTCACGGAGCCCGCCTTGCGGCCCATCCGGCGGTTCATGCCCGACCTCGGCGGGATCGACATCTCCCCGGTGATCCTGCTGCTCGCCATCATCTTCCTCCGCCAGATCATCATCATCAACCTGATGCCGATGTTCAGGGGATACTGAACTCGCTTCGACTGGCGATGAAACCAGAAGCCCGGGCGCGCACCGCCCGGGCTTCTGGTTTTCTGTCGTCCGGCCGGGTCAGTCTTCCAGCTTGCGCGCCTCTTCGGGCAGCATGATCGGGATGCCATTGCGGATCGGGTAGGCGAGCTTGGCGCTGCGGGAAATCAGCTCATGGGCCTGCGCGTCATATTCAAGCGTTGCCTTGGTGAGCGGGCACACAAGCAACTCCAGAAGCTTGCGGTCGACCGGACGTTCCGCGGGTTCACTCATGATGTCGTCTTTCCGTCCTGGGATCATTGCAGCGTGGTGCCGCCATCGTTCTGGGATCTGGCGAGATCCATCTCGGTAATGGCGATAAGCGTTTCCGCGCGGGTTTTCAAATCGCGGGCCTCCAGCAGCGCCTGCTTTTCCTGCGGCCCGTAGGGGCACATCATGCAAAGAGCGTTGACGAGCACTTCCGTCTCGGCTTCCGAGACGCTTTGCCAGTCGGCTTCCAGGTTGTTGGCGTCTAGGTAGGCCCGCAGCGTCTTCAAAAGCCCGTTCCGGTCCACGTCGTCTTCGCCGTTGCCGCATTTGAGATCATGGGCGAAGGCGGCGAAATCGCATTCCACCTGGCGGAATTCCGCGAACGGGGTCACTTCCCGCGCCAGGGCGAAGCGCGTGATGCCCTGCAGGGTGATCAGGTAGCGGCCGTCACCGGTCTCCTGGAAGCTGGTCAGCCGCCCGACGCATCCCACGCTCGCCAAGACAGGATGATCCGGATCGTCGGAGATCCTGTCCGGGGACGGCTGCACCATGCCGATCAGCCGGTTGCCCGAAAGGGCGGCGTCCACCATGTCGATATAGCGCTGCTCGAAGATGTTCAGCGGCAACTGGGTGCGGGGCAGGAGAAGGGCGCCGGACAAAGGGAAAACGGGCAGAACCGGCGGCAGATCCGCGATCGTTTCGTAGATGGCATTTCCTGCCTGCATTTCCGGCCTGCCTGGTTTTTTTATCGGGCCCGTTTTCACGCAGAGCAAACCGCGTGAAAACGTTCCAAAGTCTCCAGTTTAATGTGTGTCAGAACTTGCTTTCGTCAAGAAAACAGAACCGACGACAACTTCCGGCGCCCATAGGCACTTGCCGGGTCCTTGAAGCCCCAGGCCTCGAAGAACTGCAGCAGCTGCTTGCGGGCCCCGTCCTCGTTCCATTCCCGGTCCCGGCGGATGATTTCGATGAGCTGGTCGACGGCGCCGTTCTTGTCGCCCCTGCCGTTCAGTCCCAGAGCCAGGTCGAAGCGGGCCTGGTGATCGAGCGGGTCCTTCTCGACCCGTTCCTGAAGCTCGGTGAGATCGCCGAGAGATGCGGCCTGCTCCGCCAGGTCAAGCGCCGCCTTGGCCGCGGCGTATGCCTCGTCGGAGTGCTTGTCCTCCGGCACGAGTTCGAGCGCCTGCCTGGCACGCTCGAGGTCGTCCGCCCCCAGGTAACACTGGGCCAGGCCAGCAATGGCCTTCACATTGTCCGGTTCCATCTGCAGGACACCGCCGTAAAGCTGCGCCGCCTGGCCGTAGT is a window of Roseibium salinum DNA encoding:
- a CDS encoding pentapeptide repeat-containing protein is translated as MSDGFTRFLAGCFGAFTVLVLAGGAGAGSDKGRMAEITKNGGCPGCDLELAELRALKLENADFKGAKLREVDLKEAVLPNGRFQKSDFRRTEAERADFSGGDFSYSSMRSVDLEKSDLTKANFQGADLREADLNGVIATGANFADTDLRNALLVRAVADNASFRDAKMDAANLERMDLKGADFRNARLRQGKLDRIAAHNANFAGADLSGVRLVSADLTGANLTDVDFDGALLRRTRLVGADLTGARNMDQSRILGACGDETTKLPKGIRLGKCDD
- a CDS encoding MipA/OmpV family protein; this encodes MNKLLSRAVLALALGTVSGAALAESGRISNQDASRQFVVDLGVGAVLKPRYEAADSYLVYPFPIVSVGRFYLPGLGQVVEGNRRSGVFFYPSFNFIGERKASDSTDLTGTETIDWAFELGLGGGFRTHHFRTFAEVRQGFNGHTGQVGQIGIDGIVYPHEKWELSFGPRADFATDEYMDTYFGVTASEAANSGGRLAAYDPSGGFKSIGVAARASYDWNDDFRLHIQGDYDRLIGEAADSPIANDGGKNQFSVGVGVTYRFAFDLFN
- a CDS encoding YggT family protein gives rise to the protein MTALFNVILIALELYTYVIIASAIFSWLFAFNIVNSNNEFINTIGRVLYNLTEPALRPIRRFMPDLGGIDISPVILLLAIIFLRQIIIINLMPMFRGY
- a CDS encoding Trm112 family protein, encoding MSEPAERPVDRKLLELLVCPLTKATLEYDAQAHELISRSAKLAYPIRNGIPIMLPEEARKLED
- a CDS encoding LON peptidase substrate-binding domain-containing protein codes for the protein MQAGNAIYETIADLPPVLPVFPLSGALLLPRTQLPLNIFEQRYIDMVDAALSGNRLIGMVQPSPDRISDDPDHPVLASVGCVGRLTSFQETGDGRYLITLQGITRFALAREVTPFAEFRQVECDFAAFAHDLKCGNGEDDVDRNGLLKTLRAYLDANNLEADWQSVSEAETEVLVNALCMMCPYGPQEKQALLEARDLKTRAETLIAITEMDLARSQNDGGTTLQ
- the trxA gene encoding thioredoxin; the protein is MGGGYGGQSGGFGGDGGGDGPSGGDLIFDVTTQTFMADVMEASRHQPVLVDFWAPWCGPCKQLTPIIEAAVKAAGGRVKLAKMNIDEHPEVAGQMGIQSIPAVVAFKDGQPVDGFMGAQQESQVKAFIEKLAGPAPVSQTDTFLEQAEELLAAKDYGQAAQLYGGVLQMEPDNVKAIAGLAQCYLGADDLERARQALELVPEDKHSDEAYAAAKAALDLAEQAASLGDLTELQERVEKDPLDHQARFDLALGLNGRGDKNGAVDQLIEIIRRDREWNEDGARKQLLQFFEAWGFKDPASAYGRRKLSSVLFS